AAATCATTCCCGCTGTGCCCAAATTACTAACTCGCTAATAAAAAATTAGAATCTGTAATGAGAGAATGCTTTGTTAGCTTCTGCCATTTTATGCATTTCGTCTCTTTTCTTAACTGCACCGCCGGTGCTGTTGATAGCGTCTAAGATTTCGTTAGCCAGTCTTTCTTTCATGGTTCTTTCGCTACGTTTTCTGGAATACAGAGTGATCCATCTTAAGCCTAAAGTCTGTCTTCTGTCAGGACGAACTTCGATGGGCACCTGATAGGTAGCACCACCCACACGTCTTGCTTTAACTTCTAAAACAGGCATAACATTGTTCATTGCTTCTAAGAACACGGATAAGGGTTCTTTTCCGGTTTTTTCCTGAACAATTTCAAACGCACCATAAACAATTTTCTGGGCTACACCTTTTTTACCGTCGATCATAACGTTGTTGATTAATCTGGTTACGATTTTATCATTGTACAACGGATCCGGTAAAACGTCTCTTTTTACTACATTACCTCTTCTCGGCACTGTACTTCCCCCTTTCTAAGGATAAATCATAAAATTTTATCGGGTACTCAAGCTTCACCAAATTTTTCACTCATTTGGCTTATCTTGTTAGTGCTGGTGACGAACATCTTAATTATAATGAAAAATAATGAAGATTCGCACTTGCACTATTTAGTTGGTTCTCGTACAAAGTACGAATAAACATTCCAAATAAATTAAGCAGCTTTATTATTTTGCAGCTTTTTTCGGTCTTTTCGCGCCGTATTTGGATCTGGACTGATTTCTGTTTGCAACACCCTGAGTATCTAAGGTACCACGGATGATATGATATCTAACACCGGGTAAGTCTTTTACTCTACCGCCTCTGATCATAACAACGCTATGTTCCTGCAGGTTATGACCGATGCCGGGGATGTACGCAGACACTT
This is a stretch of genomic DNA from Oscillospiraceae bacterium. It encodes these proteins:
- the rpsG gene encoding 30S ribosomal protein S7, with the protein product MPRRGNVVKRDVLPDPLYNDKIVTRLINNVMIDGKKGVAQKIVYGAFEIVQEKTGKEPLSVFLEAMNNVMPVLEVKARRVGGATYQVPIEVRPDRRQTLGLRWITLYSRKRSERTMKERLANEILDAINSTGGAVKKRDEMHKMAEANKAFSHYRF